The Phoenix dactylifera cultivar Barhee BC4 chromosome 15, palm_55x_up_171113_PBpolish2nd_filt_p, whole genome shotgun sequence genome contains a region encoding:
- the LOC103704209 gene encoding cytochrome P450 85A1-like isoform X2, with amino-acid sequence MVVLEVVLGLAFGLLIIFSGLLRWNEVRYRKKGLPPGTMGWPVFGETTEFLKQGPNFMKNQRARYGNLFKTHILGSPTVVCMDPELNRYILMNEGKGLVPGYPQSMQDLMGKWNISAVHGSLHKSMRSAMLSLIGPSLIKDQLISEIDEFLRSYLSNWSGKVIDIQEKTKELWCLSALKLIAGIEIGPLANELKSEIMNLVLGTLSLPIKFPGTNYRRGIQARRKIVSILEKLIEERIASPSFLNYMLDSLLRNDDDAKGKLSDDQIIDLIITLVYSGFETVSTTSMMAVKYLSEHPRALEELRNEQFDIRKGKSPEDTLQWNDYKSMIFTRAVIFETLRLATVVNGVLRRTTQEMEMKGYIIPKGWRIYVYTREVNYDPFMYPEPLAFNPWRWLDKNLESHQYFLAFGGGGRLCPGKELGWEEVGGDRLLKFPRVEAPNGLHIRIWDY; translated from the exons ATGGTGGTCTTGGAGGTGGTTCTTGGGCTGGCTTTTGGGCTGCTGATTATTTTCAGTGGCTTGTTGAGATGGAATGAGGTGAGGTATAGGAAGAAGGGGCTGCCACCAGGGACTATGGGGTGGCCAGTGTTTGGGGAGACCACAGAGTTTCTGAAGCAAGGCCCCAACTTTATGAAGAACCAGAGAGCTAG GTATGGGAATTTGTTTAAAACACACATATTGGGAAGTCCTACGGTAGTGTGCATGGATCCAGAGCTCAACAGATATATTCTTATGAATGAAGGGAAGGGCCTTGTTCCTGGTTATCCACAATCCATGCAGGATTTAATGGGTAAATGGAATATTTCAGCTGTTCATGGTTCTCTCCACAAGTCTATGAGGAGTGCTATGCTCAGTCTCATTGGTCCCAGTTTGATCAAAGACCAACTAATTTCAGAGATTGATGAATTCTTGAGATCCTACCTCAGCAACTGGAGTGGCAAAGTCATTGATATCCAGGAGAAAACCAAGGAG TTGTGGTGTCTCTCAGCCTTGAAGCTGATTGCTGGCATTGAAATTGGTCCACTTGCCAATGAACTCAAATCAGAGATCATGAACCTAGTTTTAGGAACTCTGTCTCTACCTATAAAATTTCCAGGTACAAATTACCGTCGCGGGATCCag GCAAGAAGGAAGATTGTAAGCATTTTGGAAAAATTAATTGAGGAAAGAATAGCCTCACCAAGCTTCCTGAACTATATGCTTGATTCCCTCCTGAGAAATGATGATGATGCGAAAGGAAAACTCAGTGATGATCAGATTATTGATCTGATCATCACCCTCGTCTATTCAGGGTTCGAAACCGTTTCTACCACTTCAATGATGGCTGTCAAGTACCTAAGTGAGCACCCAAGAGCTCTCGAAGAATTAAGA AATGAGCAATTTGACATCAGAAAAGGGAAGTCACCTGAGGACACGTTGCAATGGAATGATTACAAATCTATGATTTTTACTCGTGCG GTGATCTTTGAAACTTTGAGATTAGCCACAGTTGTTAACGGGGTGCTGAGGAGAACGACACAAGAAATGGAAATGAAAG GATATATTATTCCGAAAGGATGGAGAATCTATGTGTACACAAGGGAGGTCAACTATGATCCTTTCATGTACCCTGAACCTTTGGCCTTCAATCCTTGGAGATGGCTG GATAAGAACCTGGAGTCTCACCAATACTTCCTGGCATTCGGTGGAGGTGGCAGGCTGTGCCCGGGGAAGGAACTGGG ATGGGAAGAAGTTGGAGGTGACAGATtactgaaatttccaagagttgAAGCACCTAACGGGCTGCATATCCGGATATGGGATTACTGA
- the LOC103704209 gene encoding cytochrome P450 85A1-like isoform X1: MVVLEVVLGLAFGLLIIFSGLLRWNEVRYRKKGLPPGTMGWPVFGETTEFLKQGPNFMKNQRARYGNLFKTHILGSPTVVCMDPELNRYILMNEGKGLVPGYPQSMQDLMGKWNISAVHGSLHKSMRSAMLSLIGPSLIKDQLISEIDEFLRSYLSNWSGKVIDIQEKTKELWCLSALKLIAGIEIGPLANELKSEIMNLVLGTLSLPIKFPGTNYRRGIQARRKIVSILEKLIEERIASPSFLNYMLDSLLRNDDDAKGKLSDDQIIDLIITLVYSGFETVSTTSMMAVKYLSEHPRALEELRNEQFDIRKGKSPEDTLQWNDYKSMIFTRAVIFETLRLATVVNGVLRRTTQEMEMKGYIIPKGWRIYVYTREVNYDPFMYPEPLAFNPWRWLDKNLESHQYFLAFGGGGRLCPGKELGLVEIAMFLHHFVTKYRWEEVGGDRLLKFPRVEAPNGLHIRIWDY; the protein is encoded by the exons ATGGTGGTCTTGGAGGTGGTTCTTGGGCTGGCTTTTGGGCTGCTGATTATTTTCAGTGGCTTGTTGAGATGGAATGAGGTGAGGTATAGGAAGAAGGGGCTGCCACCAGGGACTATGGGGTGGCCAGTGTTTGGGGAGACCACAGAGTTTCTGAAGCAAGGCCCCAACTTTATGAAGAACCAGAGAGCTAG GTATGGGAATTTGTTTAAAACACACATATTGGGAAGTCCTACGGTAGTGTGCATGGATCCAGAGCTCAACAGATATATTCTTATGAATGAAGGGAAGGGCCTTGTTCCTGGTTATCCACAATCCATGCAGGATTTAATGGGTAAATGGAATATTTCAGCTGTTCATGGTTCTCTCCACAAGTCTATGAGGAGTGCTATGCTCAGTCTCATTGGTCCCAGTTTGATCAAAGACCAACTAATTTCAGAGATTGATGAATTCTTGAGATCCTACCTCAGCAACTGGAGTGGCAAAGTCATTGATATCCAGGAGAAAACCAAGGAG TTGTGGTGTCTCTCAGCCTTGAAGCTGATTGCTGGCATTGAAATTGGTCCACTTGCCAATGAACTCAAATCAGAGATCATGAACCTAGTTTTAGGAACTCTGTCTCTACCTATAAAATTTCCAGGTACAAATTACCGTCGCGGGATCCag GCAAGAAGGAAGATTGTAAGCATTTTGGAAAAATTAATTGAGGAAAGAATAGCCTCACCAAGCTTCCTGAACTATATGCTTGATTCCCTCCTGAGAAATGATGATGATGCGAAAGGAAAACTCAGTGATGATCAGATTATTGATCTGATCATCACCCTCGTCTATTCAGGGTTCGAAACCGTTTCTACCACTTCAATGATGGCTGTCAAGTACCTAAGTGAGCACCCAAGAGCTCTCGAAGAATTAAGA AATGAGCAATTTGACATCAGAAAAGGGAAGTCACCTGAGGACACGTTGCAATGGAATGATTACAAATCTATGATTTTTACTCGTGCG GTGATCTTTGAAACTTTGAGATTAGCCACAGTTGTTAACGGGGTGCTGAGGAGAACGACACAAGAAATGGAAATGAAAG GATATATTATTCCGAAAGGATGGAGAATCTATGTGTACACAAGGGAGGTCAACTATGATCCTTTCATGTACCCTGAACCTTTGGCCTTCAATCCTTGGAGATGGCTG GATAAGAACCTGGAGTCTCACCAATACTTCCTGGCATTCGGTGGAGGTGGCAGGCTGTGCCCGGGGAAGGAACTGGGGTTAGTAGAAATCGCAATGTTTCTTCATCACTTTGTGACTAAATACAG ATGGGAAGAAGTTGGAGGTGACAGATtactgaaatttccaagagttgAAGCACCTAACGGGCTGCATATCCGGATATGGGATTACTGA
- the LOC103704209 gene encoding cytochrome P450 85A1-like isoform X3, whose translation MVVLEVVLGLAFGLLIIFSGLLRWNEVRYRKKGLPPGTMGWPVFGETTEFLKQGPNFMKNQRARYGNLFKTHILGSPTVVCMDPELNRYILMNEGKGLVPGYPQSMQDLMGKWNISAVHGSLHKSMRSAMLSLIGPSLIKDQLISEIDEFLRSYLSNWSGKVIDIQEKTKEARRKIVSILEKLIEERIASPSFLNYMLDSLLRNDDDAKGKLSDDQIIDLIITLVYSGFETVSTTSMMAVKYLSEHPRALEELRNEQFDIRKGKSPEDTLQWNDYKSMIFTRAVIFETLRLATVVNGVLRRTTQEMEMKGYIIPKGWRIYVYTREVNYDPFMYPEPLAFNPWRWLDKNLESHQYFLAFGGGGRLCPGKELGLVEIAMFLHHFVTKYRWEEVGGDRLLKFPRVEAPNGLHIRIWDY comes from the exons ATGGTGGTCTTGGAGGTGGTTCTTGGGCTGGCTTTTGGGCTGCTGATTATTTTCAGTGGCTTGTTGAGATGGAATGAGGTGAGGTATAGGAAGAAGGGGCTGCCACCAGGGACTATGGGGTGGCCAGTGTTTGGGGAGACCACAGAGTTTCTGAAGCAAGGCCCCAACTTTATGAAGAACCAGAGAGCTAG GTATGGGAATTTGTTTAAAACACACATATTGGGAAGTCCTACGGTAGTGTGCATGGATCCAGAGCTCAACAGATATATTCTTATGAATGAAGGGAAGGGCCTTGTTCCTGGTTATCCACAATCCATGCAGGATTTAATGGGTAAATGGAATATTTCAGCTGTTCATGGTTCTCTCCACAAGTCTATGAGGAGTGCTATGCTCAGTCTCATTGGTCCCAGTTTGATCAAAGACCAACTAATTTCAGAGATTGATGAATTCTTGAGATCCTACCTCAGCAACTGGAGTGGCAAAGTCATTGATATCCAGGAGAAAACCAAGGAG GCAAGAAGGAAGATTGTAAGCATTTTGGAAAAATTAATTGAGGAAAGAATAGCCTCACCAAGCTTCCTGAACTATATGCTTGATTCCCTCCTGAGAAATGATGATGATGCGAAAGGAAAACTCAGTGATGATCAGATTATTGATCTGATCATCACCCTCGTCTATTCAGGGTTCGAAACCGTTTCTACCACTTCAATGATGGCTGTCAAGTACCTAAGTGAGCACCCAAGAGCTCTCGAAGAATTAAGA AATGAGCAATTTGACATCAGAAAAGGGAAGTCACCTGAGGACACGTTGCAATGGAATGATTACAAATCTATGATTTTTACTCGTGCG GTGATCTTTGAAACTTTGAGATTAGCCACAGTTGTTAACGGGGTGCTGAGGAGAACGACACAAGAAATGGAAATGAAAG GATATATTATTCCGAAAGGATGGAGAATCTATGTGTACACAAGGGAGGTCAACTATGATCCTTTCATGTACCCTGAACCTTTGGCCTTCAATCCTTGGAGATGGCTG GATAAGAACCTGGAGTCTCACCAATACTTCCTGGCATTCGGTGGAGGTGGCAGGCTGTGCCCGGGGAAGGAACTGGGGTTAGTAGAAATCGCAATGTTTCTTCATCACTTTGTGACTAAATACAG ATGGGAAGAAGTTGGAGGTGACAGATtactgaaatttccaagagttgAAGCACCTAACGGGCTGCATATCCGGATATGGGATTACTGA